In Triticum urartu cultivar G1812 chromosome 6, Tu2.1, whole genome shotgun sequence, the following proteins share a genomic window:
- the LOC125515787 gene encoding desmethyl-deoxy-podophyllotoxin synthase-like, which yields MNTMAVQQVACYLLCIVLTLLLPPLLLKLVKRGGNNSLNLPPGPWKLPVIGNLHQVARGGPLVHRTMANLARRLDAPLMCLQLGELRVVVASSADAAREIMKTQDATFATRPWNATTRLLRADGEGLVFARYGALWRQLRKLCVAELLSARRVRSFRRAREEEARRLVAAVAESASSGQAVNISERIATVVADSTMRAMIGDRFERREEFLEELAEIIKVGAGFSLDDMFPSWRLASAVGGMARRAELNHRKTYELMDCVFRQHRQLREAVAEGTIKEEEEDLVDVLLRIQKEGGLEVPLTTGNIKAVILDLFNAGSETSANTLQWAMSELMRNPPVMHKAQVELRNSLQGKSTVTEDDLAGLKYLKLVIKETLRLHTVLPLLLPRECRETCNVMGYDVPKGTTVFVNAWAISRDPKHWDHPEKFKPERFESTTVDFKGTDFEFLPFGAGRRICPGITFAQANMEIVLATLLYHFDWKLPGKAMPGELDMAEEMGISVRRKNDLYLCPVVRVNPCALA from the exons ATGAACACCATGGCCGTGCAGCAAGTCGCATGCTACCTCCTCTGCATCGTCCTGACTCTGCTTCTCCCTCCGCTGCTCCTCAAGCTCGTGAAACGTGGCGGCAACAATAGCCTCAACCTGCCGCCGGGCCCGTGGAAGCTGCCGGTGATCGGCAACCTCCACCAGGTCGCGCGCGGCGGGCCGCTGGTCCACCGCACCATGGCCAACCTCGCGCGCCGGCTCGACGCGCCGCTCATGTGCCTGCAGCTTGGCGAGCTCCGCGTCGTCGTGGCCTCGTCCGCCGACGCCGCCCGGGAGATCATGAAGACGCAGGACGCCACCTTCGCGACGCGCCCCTGGAACGCCACCACGCGGCTGCTGAGGGCCGATGGCGAGGGCCTCGTGTTCGCGCGCTACGGCGCCCTGTGGCGGCAGCTCCGCAAGCTGTGCGTCGCGGAGCTGCTCAGTGCCCGGCGCGTCCGCTCGTTCCGCCGcgcgagggaggaggaggcccgcCGCCTCGTCGCGGCCGTCGCCGAGTCGGCGTCCTCGGGCCAGGCCGTGAACATCAGCGAGCGGATCGCCACGGTCGTGGCGGACTCGACGATGCGCGCCATGATCGGAGACAGGTTCGAGAGGCGGGAGGAGTTTCTGGAGGAGCTGGCGGAGATCATCAAGGTCGGCGCGGGGTTCAGCCTGGACGACATGTTCCCGTCGTGGAGGCTCGCGAGCGCCGTCGGCGGCATGGCGCGCCGCGCGGAGCTTAACCACCGCAAGACGTACGAGCTCATGGACTGCGTCTTCCGGCAGCACCGGCAGCTGAGAGAGGCCGTAGCTGAAGGCACCATCAAGGAAGAGGAGGAAGACCTTGTGGACGTGCTCCTTAGGATACAGAAGGAAGGCGGCCTCGAGGTGCCTCTCACCACGGGAAACATCAAAGCCGTCATCCTT GACCTCTTCAACGCCGGGAGCGAGACGTCAGCGAATACACTCCAATGGGCCATGTCAGAGCTAATGAGGAACCCACCAGTGATGCACAAGGCACAAGTCGAGCTGCGGAATAGCCTCCAAGGGAAATCAACGGTGACCGAGGATGACCTGGCTGGCCTAAAGTACCTAAAGCTCGTCATCAAGGAAACCCTGAGGCTGCACACGGTGTTGCCACTGCTTCTCCCGAGGGAGTGCCGGGAGACGTGCAATGTCATGGGGTACGACGTGCCCAAGGGCACCACCGTGTTCGTGAACGCATGGGCGATCAGCAGGGACCCAAAGCACTGGGATCACCCGGAGAAGTTCAAGCCGGAGCGATTTGAGAGCACCACGGTTGACTTCAAGGGCACCGACTTTGAGTTTCTTCCGTTTGGTGCTGGGCGGAGGATATGCCCGGGCATCACGTTTGCGCAGGCCAATATGGAGATTGTGCTCGCCACACTATTGTACCACTTCGACTGGAAACTCCCTGGCAAGGCCATGCCCGGCGAGCTGGATATGGCGGAGGAGATGGGCATCTCGGTCCGAAGGAAGAACGATCTTTACCTGTGTCCGGTTGTCCGTGTTAATCCATGTGCTCTTGCATAG